A genomic window from Motacilla alba alba isolate MOTALB_02 chromosome 2, Motacilla_alba_V1.0_pri, whole genome shotgun sequence includes:
- the CBX3 gene encoding chromobox protein homolog 3 isoform X1 — MAVSEMSRRSCRRRAYPLRQPPEKAEPGMEAHSTRFGNFRNLPQHAKMALGASSAISGQKDAASHRLPQPARQFPTTDRLARRARAQPKRPRTLRASCHLVVFVFFPHKLTKGPEGSNLGVNISRGGRASPPKPRPGPFPPPPRQEEVRATQILAQVRHIAGPRRREADFTAARSALPRTVGIGRAARSAAVLLPSFIPSLFPLRRPYTHRNKGKSSASLQ, encoded by the exons ATGGCCGTCTCCGAAATGAGCCGAAGGAGCTGTCGTCGTCGAGCTTATCCGCTTCGACAGCCGCCGGAAAAAGCCGAACCAGGAATGGAAGCCCATTCGACTCGCTTCGGTAATTTCCGGAATCTGCCGCAGCACGCGAAAATGGCGCTCGGCGCCAGCTCGGCAATTTCCGGACAGAAAGACGCAGCAAGTCATCGACTGCCTCAGCCAGCTCGGCAGTTTCCGACAACCGACAGGCTCGCGAGACGTGCCCGAGCGCAGCCGAAGCGGCCTCGAACGCTGCGGGCATCGTGTCACttggttgtgtttgttttttttccccataaattGACAAAAGGCCCCGAAGGCTCAAACCTCGGCGTTAATATCAGTCGGGGCGGCCGCGCATCGCCCCCGAAACCTCGCCCTGGCCCCTTTCCCCCTCCGCCCAGGCAGGAGGAAGTGAGAGCTACACAAATTTTGGCACAAGTGCGACACATCGCGGGGCCCCGGCGGAGGGAGGCGGACTTCACTGCAGCCCGCTCCGCTCTACCCCGCACTGTCGGCATCGGGCGTGCCGCCCGCTCCGCCGCTgttctcctcccttccttcatcccctcccttttccctctccgGCGGCCCTACACGCACCGCAACAAAGG TAAAAGCTCTGCAAGTCTGCAATAA